One Leptospira terpstrae serovar Hualin str. LT 11-33 = ATCC 700639 genomic region harbors:
- a CDS encoding PrsW family glutamic-type intramembrane protease, with amino-acid sequence MKEVGSIDYLIGSLTVLPWAIVIWKAYKPKKGWQEVLGILLALFFGWLSTDLILRLHPILWPETDFMPKKKISLLSQTAHLAFIQAGITEETFKIFFIMILSFVLGYDKKTKTFSPNVVLFGSFVAMGFSFIENTHYIAREPDEKKLDLFFARTVHSSNIHLLINLCFSMFLLKSNTKMDSASKRLYIGFGFVLAVMQHGVVDFLLIPGSTIGLWIATSLFVGIWVWVVNDWRELVDIKKDFLITINKSAVVE; translated from the coding sequence ATGAAAGAAGTTGGTTCTATTGATTATTTGATTGGATCGCTTACGGTTCTTCCTTGGGCCATCGTCATATGGAAAGCATACAAACCTAAGAAAGGTTGGCAGGAAGTATTAGGAATTCTTTTGGCATTGTTTTTTGGTTGGTTGTCCACAGATCTCATCCTTAGACTCCATCCTATCCTTTGGCCAGAAACTGATTTTATGCCAAAGAAAAAAATAAGTCTTCTTTCTCAAACAGCCCATCTGGCTTTCATACAAGCAGGGATCACCGAAGAAACATTCAAAATCTTTTTTATTATGATTTTGTCTTTTGTGTTGGGTTATGATAAAAAAACTAAAACCTTTTCTCCTAATGTAGTATTGTTTGGATCTTTTGTAGCGATGGGGTTTTCTTTTATCGAAAACACACATTATATTGCAAGAGAACCGGACGAAAAAAAGTTAGATCTATTTTTTGCTCGGACAGTTCATTCTTCTAACATCCATTTGCTTATCAATCTTTGTTTTTCAATGTTTTTACTAAAGAGTAACACGAAAATGGATTCTGCGAGCAAAAGGTTATACATTGGTTTTGGATTTGTGTTAGCAGTCATGCAACACGGGGTAGTTGATTTTCTTTTGATACCCGGTTCCACCATTGGACTTTGGATTGCCACATCCCTATTTGTAGGAATTTGGGTTTGGGTAGTGAATGATTGGCGTGAGTTAGTAGATATAAAAAAAGATTTTTTGATCACTATCAATAAGTCTGCGGTCGTTGAATGA
- a CDS encoding energy transducer TonB family protein: MDSANVKTLSPWAKKSLTFFLWMSPLFSLGPFLAFGILFAFPGEFRLRLRALAVIAVYILSWIVFYPVELLHRSGLEWEGVINEFLAKDSRSLQLKFGFVVLCFLLLISNYFHSRSRNQKRETVRKTKLQTENPHSTIRTEMRIRDAKFDTLLLVLFLALLLNFGFQYFSEKLHPNKSLSPLAPLVDVYQFVFNYSISLCILLFSFNRNKIPSLIAKPYLSYMEGIRIRERWKAAVVSESHFPFRLELVVKEKAKFRDRILPGFGHVYVYEYWRGFPILFLTLLLFLFSAVWVFSYLSPIFGIQFLAGFGLKPGVPDKDFFISAQNVAYAGFSVLALIGIYFYSSYLLEKSFSLENLGVKEDKIGESEPFFKPGLRKGFRNVLPLSLLFHLILISLVFLIPITLQRNKKKDQSSQKNEHYRPEKMEFYFIDPNVPDDTKGLNGGIVTGNETENKEKGEKISNEKVADNGPVKGYIKKIRGKKVPPTYSNYISAKMRIPESYMDYWAKAPHPYSSVVAYTITQDGDVIDVELVEASDYPDQDLRTLQLVESLGPLMPPPGTKNDIRVTELFWNGPIDPEFVPTPLQKEMINLFDGRYMEELSE; encoded by the coding sequence ATGGATTCGGCAAACGTAAAAACACTCTCTCCCTGGGCTAAAAAATCCTTAACCTTCTTCCTTTGGATGTCCCCCTTGTTTTCTTTGGGACCATTTCTGGCATTTGGAATCCTATTCGCTTTCCCTGGGGAATTCAGGTTACGCCTTCGTGCCTTAGCAGTCATTGCAGTTTATATCCTTTCTTGGATTGTATTCTATCCAGTGGAACTTCTTCACAGGTCCGGCTTGGAATGGGAAGGAGTGATCAACGAATTCCTTGCAAAAGATTCTAGAAGCCTTCAGTTGAAGTTTGGATTTGTAGTTCTTTGTTTTTTATTACTCATATCAAACTACTTCCATAGTAGAAGTCGTAACCAGAAAAGAGAGACAGTTCGAAAAACAAAACTACAAACAGAAAATCCACATTCCACAATTCGAACTGAGATGCGAATCCGTGATGCAAAATTTGATACACTCCTCCTTGTATTATTCCTTGCTCTTCTTCTTAATTTCGGATTTCAATATTTCTCCGAAAAATTACATCCCAATAAATCTCTTTCGCCACTGGCACCACTTGTGGACGTTTACCAATTTGTATTTAATTATTCTATTTCTCTTTGTATTTTACTTTTTAGTTTTAATAGAAACAAAATCCCATCTCTGATTGCAAAACCTTACCTAAGTTATATGGAAGGAATTCGAATTCGAGAAAGATGGAAGGCTGCCGTTGTTTCAGAGAGTCACTTCCCGTTTCGTTTGGAACTAGTCGTAAAAGAAAAAGCCAAATTTAGAGATCGGATCCTACCAGGATTTGGACATGTCTATGTTTATGAGTATTGGCGTGGATTCCCTATTTTATTTTTAACCCTTCTTTTGTTTTTGTTTTCTGCAGTCTGGGTTTTCTCTTACTTAAGTCCCATATTTGGAATTCAATTTTTGGCAGGGTTTGGATTAAAACCCGGAGTTCCTGATAAAGATTTTTTTATTTCGGCACAAAACGTAGCTTATGCGGGATTTTCAGTTTTGGCACTAATCGGAATTTATTTTTACTCTTCTTACTTACTCGAAAAATCATTTAGTTTGGAAAACTTAGGCGTTAAGGAAGATAAAATTGGGGAGTCAGAACCATTTTTCAAACCAGGTTTACGCAAAGGTTTTCGGAACGTACTTCCACTCTCTTTACTCTTTCATTTGATCTTGATTTCTCTAGTTTTTCTGATTCCTATCACTCTCCAAAGGAATAAAAAGAAAGACCAGTCTTCTCAAAAAAATGAACATTACCGGCCAGAAAAAATGGAATTCTATTTTATTGATCCCAATGTCCCCGACGATACCAAAGGACTCAACGGGGGAATTGTTACTGGAAATGAAACAGAAAACAAAGAGAAAGGGGAAAAAATCTCCAACGAGAAAGTCGCAGACAATGGCCCGGTCAAAGGTTATATCAAAAAAATTCGCGGGAAAAAAGTTCCACCAACTTACTCTAATTATATCTCAGCTAAGATGCGTATTCCCGAAAGTTATATGGACTACTGGGCAAAAGCCCCGCATCCATATTCTTCTGTAGTTGCCTACACGATCACTCAAGATGGGGATGTGATTGATGTAGAACTTGTGGAAGCCTCTGATTACCCAGACCAAGATTTACGGACCTTACAACTTGTGGAGAGTTTGGGTCCACTGATGCCACCGCCGGGAACCAAAAATGACATTCGAGTGACTGAGTTATTCTGGAATGGTCCGATTGACCCTGAATTTGTTCCCACCCCCTTACAAAAAGAAATGATCAACTTATTTGACGGCCGTTATATGGAAGAGTTATCAGAATGA
- a CDS encoding glycine--tRNA ligase, translated as MAQPKEKEEQSLKPIVAVSKRRGFVFPGSEIYGGLSNTFDYGPNGIEVLNNLKRLWWEYFVHRRDDVLGLDSSILLHPRVWEASGHISNFNDPLMDCKKCKTRVRVDKFLEDKEGEGAATGKSLEELTNTIRDKAYACPTCGTVGSFTDARQFNLMFKTSHGASEEGATDIYLRPETAQGIFINFKNVTQIARKKVPFGIAQIGKSFRNEIMARQFIFRTREFEQMEMEFFCEPGTQKEWFTYWVNYCMDWLVNVVGLKKENLRVREHAKEELSFYSDSTSDIEYKYPFGWGELWGVASRTDYDLTQHETFSSEDLKYHDLDAKKKYLPYVVEPALGLNRLFLAVLCDAYEEEKLEKDEIRTVLRFGKRVSPMKVAIFPLMKKDGLDLKAKEIYSELRNHWYVDYDDSGAIGKRYRRHDEIGTPYCITVDYDTMSDGTVTVRERDSMKQERIPVTELKTYLINRMV; from the coding sequence ATGGCACAGCCGAAAGAGAAAGAAGAGCAGTCGCTCAAACCCATAGTTGCAGTCTCCAAACGAAGAGGCTTTGTTTTCCCAGGATCCGAAATTTACGGAGGCCTCTCCAACACATTTGACTATGGACCGAACGGAATCGAAGTATTAAACAACCTAAAACGACTTTGGTGGGAATACTTTGTGCACAGAAGGGACGATGTTTTGGGGCTTGATTCCTCCATCCTCCTCCACCCTCGCGTTTGGGAAGCCTCTGGCCATATTTCCAACTTCAATGACCCGCTGATGGACTGCAAAAAATGCAAAACACGAGTACGCGTGGATAAGTTTTTAGAAGATAAGGAAGGGGAAGGTGCCGCCACCGGAAAAAGTTTAGAAGAACTGACAAATACCATAAGAGACAAAGCTTACGCCTGCCCAACTTGCGGAACGGTGGGAAGTTTTACCGATGCCCGCCAGTTCAATTTAATGTTCAAAACCTCCCACGGTGCTTCCGAAGAAGGAGCCACTGACATTTACCTTCGTCCAGAAACCGCACAAGGGATCTTTATCAATTTTAAAAACGTAACCCAAATTGCTCGGAAAAAAGTTCCCTTTGGAATTGCACAAATTGGAAAGTCCTTTCGAAACGAAATCATGGCTCGCCAATTTATCTTTCGGACTCGAGAATTCGAACAAATGGAGATGGAGTTTTTCTGTGAACCTGGAACTCAAAAAGAATGGTTCACCTACTGGGTAAACTACTGCATGGACTGGCTTGTGAATGTAGTGGGACTAAAAAAAGAAAACCTACGAGTGAGAGAACACGCCAAAGAAGAACTTTCTTTTTACAGTGATTCTACAAGTGATATTGAATACAAATATCCCTTTGGTTGGGGAGAACTCTGGGGTGTTGCTTCTCGGACCGATTATGACCTCACCCAACATGAAACCTTTTCTTCCGAAGATTTGAAATACCATGATTTGGATGCAAAGAAAAAATACCTTCCTTATGTTGTTGAACCCGCACTGGGCTTAAATCGACTTTTCCTTGCGGTTCTTTGTGATGCTTACGAAGAAGAAAAGTTAGAAAAAGATGAAATTCGCACTGTCCTTCGTTTTGGAAAAAGAGTGAGCCCGATGAAAGTGGCTATTTTTCCACTCATGAAAAAAGACGGACTCGATCTTAAGGCCAAAGAAATTTATTCTGAGCTTCGCAACCATTGGTATGTGGATTATGATGACAGTGGTGCGATTGGAAAACGTTACCGTCGTCATGACGAAATCGGAACTCCTTATTGTATCACAGTGGACTACGATACGATGAGTGATGGAACTGTCACCGTCAGAGAAAGAGATTCTATGAAACAAGAGAGAATTCCTGTGACAGAATTAAAAACTTACCTGATCAATCGAATGGTTTAG
- a CDS encoding GNAT family N-acetyltransferase encodes MIRDLNESDRNQTIELVNQFYRKVNELELDGLFRIRPRAATKFTDIYFKLIGTGKVYMRGSFEETELVSLLIGRVEEKPHLEEERSLFIDLAVTKLGKKKKGYMTSLLEDVDQWCKEKSIPAIELRAILQNEEAVRFWDKSSFERFYIRYRKRIL; translated from the coding sequence GTGATTAGAGACTTAAACGAATCTGACAGAAACCAAACCATCGAACTCGTAAACCAGTTTTACCGAAAAGTAAACGAACTCGAGTTAGATGGTTTGTTTCGCATCCGTCCAAGGGCCGCAACTAAATTCACCGACATTTACTTCAAACTGATAGGCACAGGGAAAGTTTATATGCGTGGTTCCTTTGAGGAAACGGAACTTGTATCCTTACTCATTGGCCGAGTCGAAGAAAAACCCCATTTAGAAGAAGAAAGAAGCCTATTTATTGACCTTGCCGTGACCAAACTCGGCAAAAAGAAAAAAGGATATATGACTTCACTTTTGGAAGACGTAGACCAATGGTGCAAAGAAAAGTCCATCCCTGCCATCGAACTAAGAGCCATTTTACAAAATGAAGAGGCAGTTCGCTTCTGGGACAAATCTTCCTTTGAAAGGTTTTATATTCGTTACCGCAAAAGAATTTTATAG
- a CDS encoding TetR/AcrR family transcriptional regulator: MPNSVPKKISNQTLTKREATKERIYNSAISLFRKEGYEPATMRRIAREARVSLGLTYYHFKTKEEIVLHFYRESQIDVKQLSTQFFKTTKDFKARLKFIILTQLESFSDYKIFLQVLARHAGDPSHSLSPFSPETILIREEAVGIIRDALETSSLKIRDDLAVILPELLWMEQMGLVYFWLSDSSKSYINTKLLMNDSLELIFKLIKLSNFPLFKNVMGPIFRMFRLVKGNPIAKKIAKA, from the coding sequence ATGCCAAACTCAGTTCCTAAAAAAATATCTAACCAAACATTGACTAAACGAGAAGCCACTAAGGAGAGAATCTATAATTCTGCGATTTCTTTGTTTCGAAAAGAAGGGTATGAACCTGCTACTATGCGTCGGATCGCTAGAGAAGCTCGAGTTTCGCTTGGGTTAACTTATTATCACTTCAAAACAAAAGAAGAGATTGTCTTACATTTTTATCGAGAGTCACAAATTGATGTCAAACAACTGTCCACCCAGTTCTTCAAAACCACAAAGGATTTTAAAGCCAGACTTAAATTCATAATCCTAACCCAATTAGAAAGTTTTTCTGATTATAAAATCTTTTTGCAAGTGTTAGCAAGGCATGCAGGAGACCCAAGCCATTCCCTTTCTCCTTTTAGTCCAGAGACTATCCTTATACGAGAGGAAGCAGTGGGTATCATTCGTGATGCCTTAGAAACATCGAGTTTAAAAATCAGAGATGACCTTGCTGTGATATTACCTGAATTACTTTGGATGGAACAAATGGGCCTTGTTTACTTTTGGTTGTCTGATTCTTCCAAGTCATACATCAATACAAAACTATTAATGAATGATTCATTAGAGTTGATATTTAAACTCATTAAACTTTCAAATTTTCCATTGTTTAAAAATGTAATGGGTCCTATCTTTCGGATGTTTCGATTAGTGAAAGGAAATCCTATCGCAAAAAAAATTGCGAAAGCATAA
- a CDS encoding esterase/lipase family protein — MIRKGLLAIFITVALASPVLASSGSSSKPLAGTYPIILSHGLFGWGENSGGIISIVNYWGGTDDYLRSQGATVFAPGKTAANSNEVRAGELKAAILTYAAATNYTGKFHILGHSQGGLDSRYMVSNLGLSGRTASLTTLNTPHYGSPIADIIKTVLPGWIQPFVASIVETLVKVVYGGTNQQNALAALSSLTKEGLSSFNAYTPNKTGVKYFSYGSYITLPDLIQHPLMGILHPACAAGGLFQGQGATNDGLVPLSSQKWGTWKGGPSYGIFTTGVDHLQASNTLRSGSLWYDVEGYYLNIASNMKANQ; from the coding sequence ATGATCCGAAAAGGTCTTTTAGCCATTTTTATCACAGTTGCTTTAGCAAGCCCCGTTCTCGCTAGTTCCGGTTCTTCTTCAAAACCACTTGCCGGTACTTACCCTATCATCCTTTCTCATGGCCTTTTCGGCTGGGGCGAAAACTCCGGTGGAATCATTAGCATTGTAAATTACTGGGGTGGAACAGACGATTACCTTAGAAGCCAAGGTGCTACCGTATTTGCTCCAGGTAAAACGGCAGCAAACTCCAATGAAGTCCGTGCTGGGGAATTGAAAGCAGCCATCCTGACTTATGCTGCTGCCACAAACTACACAGGGAAATTCCATATCCTTGGCCACTCCCAAGGTGGACTCGATAGTCGTTATATGGTTTCAAACCTTGGACTTTCAGGACGTACGGCATCCCTCACAACTCTCAATACTCCACACTACGGATCTCCCATTGCAGATATCATTAAAACTGTGCTTCCAGGTTGGATCCAACCATTTGTGGCAAGCATTGTTGAAACTCTTGTCAAAGTAGTTTACGGTGGAACCAACCAACAAAACGCTTTGGCAGCATTGTCTTCTTTAACCAAAGAAGGACTTAGTTCTTTCAACGCCTACACTCCAAACAAAACTGGTGTGAAGTATTTCTCTTACGGATCTTACATCACTCTTCCTGACCTCATCCAACACCCGCTGATGGGAATCCTTCACCCTGCTTGTGCCGCTGGTGGACTTTTCCAAGGCCAAGGTGCTACTAACGACGGACTCGTTCCGCTTTCTTCTCAAAAATGGGGAACTTGGAAAGGTGGACCATCTTATGGAATCTTCACTACTGGTGTAGACCATTTGCAGGCTTCCAACACTCTTCGATCTGGAAGTCTCTGGTATGATGTAGAAGGTTACTATCTAAACATTGCTTCCAACATGAAGGCCAATCAGTAA
- a CDS encoding lipase secretion chaperone translates to MNVKNLRYLSYGIGALLLVYIIFRTFSPNTMESTNDENPNDKAESYFRTQSDGFSVDPFYLESAKTIFTADGQFLRFEDILSRAKSGELNLVSELWNLRRQCPEGSTREQCHEYIKAFIQNEYSGEDAKRLIGMLSNYLKYEEAMVQLDPTSKSYTNQERYEQIKQLRRKYFAKEDAELIFGLEEATADFSFNRKNFLDETKNLKADERIRLYEDYRKKSFGTFYNAVAAREPKFDKFETEMDLRQNELSKLSGTERETKEKEVRIRYFGKDGNDRMEKVLKEMKEEEEKISKLQVEEKNLLKAYPNLSESEREKKLMELRVQTLGSKELAEEYSRRMEYEKTLKNSGN, encoded by the coding sequence ATGAATGTTAAAAATTTACGTTACCTTAGTTACGGCATTGGAGCTTTACTCCTTGTTTACATTATCTTTCGCACCTTTAGTCCCAACACAATGGAATCCACAAATGATGAAAATCCGAATGATAAAGCAGAATCTTACTTTCGCACCCAAAGCGATGGATTTTCTGTAGACCCTTTTTATTTAGAATCAGCAAAGACCATCTTTACTGCGGATGGACAGTTTTTACGATTTGAGGATATCCTCTCTCGTGCAAAATCAGGAGAACTAAATTTAGTCTCTGAACTTTGGAACTTACGTAGGCAATGTCCTGAAGGAAGCACAAGGGAACAATGCCATGAATACATTAAAGCATTTATCCAAAATGAATACAGTGGAGAAGACGCCAAACGATTGATTGGTATGTTATCCAATTATTTAAAGTACGAAGAAGCAATGGTTCAATTAGATCCAACAAGTAAATCATACACAAACCAAGAAAGATATGAACAAATCAAACAACTGAGAAGGAAGTATTTTGCTAAAGAAGATGCAGAACTCATCTTCGGCTTAGAAGAAGCCACAGCTGATTTTAGTTTTAATAGAAAAAATTTCCTGGATGAAACCAAAAATCTAAAGGCAGACGAAAGAATTCGTTTGTATGAAGACTATCGCAAAAAATCCTTTGGAACTTTCTATAACGCAGTGGCAGCAAGAGAACCTAAGTTTGATAAATTTGAAACTGAAATGGATCTCAGACAAAATGAACTTTCTAAGTTATCTGGAACCGAACGAGAGACAAAAGAAAAAGAAGTTCGGATTCGTTACTTTGGTAAAGATGGAAACGACCGGATGGAAAAGGTTTTAAAAGAAATGAAAGAGGAGGAGGAAAAAATTTCGAAATTACAAGTGGAAGAAAAAAACCTTCTAAAAGCTTATCCTAATCTTTCAGAATCGGAGCGTGAAAAAAAATTAATGGAGCTTAGAGTGCAAACCTTAGGTTCTAAGGAATTGGCAGAGGAATATTCAAGAAGAATGGAATATGAGAAAACACTCAAAAATTCCGGAAATTAA
- the lnt gene encoding apolipoprotein N-acyltransferase, with the protein MRKHSKIPEIKYPLLLLLPAAIFFALALEPFGFASAGFVCIFLILYFTKQLTIVSSGKKTLLATFLFSSFVTLTSFYWIWNAIRNISGQGVVISSLLFLVYALVSFYKVGIIFFGSVYLTKFRNIKDSHFLLFVIPSLFLISDWICPMIFPVYWGDLFRNNILWRQMARLGTEVLGFVSVISTSLIYLMILKSDKGIRTYSLYLFPIFCFFSLNLYFLSETIPQGPTLHLALLQPNTEYAKREVQENHAWMTKTIQSVYDIGLEAIRNSPKPIDLLVMPESAIPFLGTLDSKDTESTYSKSFVDVTESLVRFNNAPLVFNELVSDQGSRNSLTLLHPISMVSERRYKQVLLPFGEYLPGEKQIPWLRILLPETSHHVPGKLTDALGFQTKTGEIVTFSPLVCYEVMYPELIRKMMVHSPSEFILNLTNDSWFESLTETQQHAGAGRLRSIESGRPVVRVAVTGLTTAYDPWGREMMGELQTFQKAIGYLDLPTVLKERTTPYIQIGPSPWRIMAVFLLFFVFFRSPRRILPHKMKNEIEI; encoded by the coding sequence ATGAGAAAACACTCAAAAATTCCGGAAATTAAATACCCTCTTCTTTTACTCCTACCAGCTGCGATATTTTTTGCCCTGGCACTCGAACCCTTCGGATTTGCCTCTGCAGGGTTTGTTTGTATTTTCCTAATTCTTTATTTCACCAAACAACTCACAATTGTATCCAGTGGGAAAAAAACACTGCTTGCGACTTTTCTTTTTTCTAGTTTTGTGACTCTCACTAGTTTCTATTGGATTTGGAATGCGATTCGTAATATTTCCGGGCAGGGAGTTGTCATTTCCTCTCTCCTATTTTTAGTGTATGCACTCGTTTCCTTTTATAAAGTGGGAATCATTTTTTTTGGGTCAGTTTATCTCACAAAATTTCGCAACATCAAGGACTCACATTTTTTATTATTTGTCATCCCTTCTCTTTTCTTAATCTCTGATTGGATTTGTCCCATGATCTTTCCTGTGTATTGGGGAGATTTATTTCGGAACAATATACTATGGCGACAGATGGCAAGGTTAGGAACTGAGGTCCTGGGATTTGTCTCCGTTATTTCTACATCCCTTATCTATTTGATGATTCTAAAATCCGATAAAGGTATTCGAACTTATAGCCTATACCTTTTCCCAATTTTTTGTTTTTTCTCACTCAATTTATACTTTCTTTCAGAAACCATCCCCCAAGGCCCAACTCTCCATCTCGCATTACTACAACCAAACACAGAATATGCGAAAAGAGAAGTTCAGGAAAACCATGCCTGGATGACAAAAACCATTCAATCAGTCTATGATATTGGTTTGGAGGCCATTCGTAATTCTCCAAAACCAATTGATTTACTCGTGATGCCAGAGTCCGCCATTCCATTTCTGGGAACCCTTGATTCCAAGGATACCGAATCAACATATAGCAAAAGTTTTGTGGATGTCACGGAGAGTCTTGTCCGATTCAATAATGCACCCCTTGTATTTAATGAACTGGTCTCAGACCAAGGATCGAGAAACTCCCTCACCCTACTGCATCCTATCTCCATGGTTTCAGAACGGAGATACAAACAAGTCTTACTTCCTTTTGGAGAGTATTTACCAGGAGAAAAACAAATTCCCTGGCTCCGAATTTTATTACCGGAGACAAGTCACCATGTTCCCGGAAAACTAACAGACGCTTTAGGGTTTCAAACCAAAACGGGCGAAATAGTTACATTTAGTCCGCTCGTGTGTTATGAAGTAATGTATCCTGAATTAATTCGTAAAATGATGGTTCATTCCCCCTCGGAATTCATTCTCAATCTCACTAACGATTCTTGGTTTGAAAGTCTTACGGAAACACAACAACATGCAGGGGCGGGAAGGCTTCGCTCCATAGAATCTGGAAGGCCTGTTGTGCGAGTAGCAGTGACAGGCCTCACAACTGCTTATGATCCCTGGGGACGAGAGATGATGGGTGAATTACAAACATTCCAAAAAGCCATTGGGTATTTGGATTTGCCGACAGTATTAAAGGAAAGAACAACTCCTTATATCCAAATTGGTCCGAGTCCTTGGCGAATCATGGCCGTTTTTCTTCTATTTTTTGTTTTTTTCCGTAGTCCACGTCGGATACTCCCTCATAAAATGAAAAATGAAATTGAAATTTAG